The sequence TTTATAAGTTTAACATGCTCTCTAGTTTAGTAATTCATCTCTAAGTTCACACTTAGTCAAAAGATCAAGAGTGCATTGTTTCAAGTCTCTGGCTATTGAAACAGTAATGATACAGAGGtaaatgaacacagaaaaaatagCAATCTAAAGCACTATTGTGAAACTTCAGAAATGTATCAGTGCAGAGTAAAAAGTGTGATAtttaagaaaacatttattttctgcatGTACAGTTGGTGTACCTGGTCTAACATatgatttattaaaaacaagtgAACAAACTGTTCAGTCCATGGCCCTCTCCCCGTCAGCCTGATAAAAACAAGAGAGGGTCAAAACCTAATCAGGCCCTATTGATCTGCTTGCACTGATCCAGTCCAGAAGTCTTTGGACTTTAAATTTATAATCCTCGGAGGGTCCTTGGGGCTGTTCTTCATGCCTGATACAGTTCCTTTGCTGGTCATTATAATGAGGCTTTAAGCAGCTCGGTGACTGTAAATCTGCTACGCTAAGATTGCATTGCTTCAGATCTGACTGGACCTCACCTCGGTAAATCTCACATACAGAACCGGAGAATAATTTACTGCTCTTCCGCACAGTCGCCAGTGCAGCGCGAAGTCAGCAAATGATCCCAAGACACCGACACTGTCAAATTATGTCGCGGGTCTGGAAGAGTATTAAGTCCAAAATATCAACATCTGTAGTTGGATGCTTGAGAAAATATTACTGAGACTGGTGCTTGATTAGTGCTGTTAGTcacataggtgtgaatgctgAAATCAGCCTATATCCCCCTCATGCTGCTGTCTGTGGAAAAGCTTTAATctttaaaagatgaaaaaaaggtTTCTTTGAGAATGTTTTTCCTGTAGTTCGCGGAGATACTGACTATCATGGAGCCTAATTAGGGCACAGGTGAAACagagattaaataaatacatttgggtCGTTATGCTGACATTAATGGTTCAATATAACTGCCCTCTAATTACCTATTATCTGAAATCGCTCCAGAGCTGGTGTAAACTTGAACTAACTGATCACAGATCGGTTACAGGCAGCGGCACAGGACAGATCTGGATGAGTTGCAAGTGAGAGCAGCAGCGCACTAGAGCAGGTTGCTCCTTTTTGGCGGAGGGCAAAGTCCTGGTTGCCGATGTGGTCCCAAATGGGGGCTTCAGTGGATTTCAAAGCTGGATTGTTACGAAAGAACTTCACTATGTGACAGGAGACACCGCGCTGTGATGATAAAGTGACTAAATCTCACGCTTGTAGAATCCGGCATGTCCGAAAGCTTTGCTACGGAACAGCGCAGCTTTGAGTCTTCATCACTGACGACGGACCAGATGGTACCGTAAACATGAGTCGCGCACTCTCGATCCTCGCTTATCTTCTGCCTTTGATTCACTGTAAGTGTGTTTCCCCTTTCATTTAAGtagcaatttaaaatatttctaacatttggTACTGTGTGTGCGTCACCGCCAAATGTATCTCCATGTTGAGGAAACTACAAAAGAATGTATGCTTTTATTGTCCAAAAGTAGAATTTTCAATGCATAAGCTCGTTTAGGCTATTTTCAACTcaccttttaattatttttttaaaaaccaatattTCTGTAGAAGACATAGATAGCTAAGCTTTTTAAATGTAGCTGAAATATGATatgaatctatctatctatctatctatctatctatctatctatctatctatctatctatctatctatctatctatctatctatctatctatctatctatctatctatctatctgttttAAAATATCTGGTTTCGGGAAACAAACAAGTACCatccatgttttaaaaaaacaaaacataaaaaaaccccaaaacaaaataaaataaaacaacatttataaCATCAGACAATTTAGGAAACAATTAGTTAGCGAACATTTTTGGTTCACACTTTATGTTACAGGATTTGGCGCCATATTATTGCATTTATGAGATAATTCTTCAAGTGTGTCCAAGAAATAAaatgccccccccccttttttttttttgccatttataTCATATTAGTATATTATGTCATATCTAATAGTATATAAACCGCAGCTATCTTTGGCTCtccgttttgttgttgctgtagtTTTTAAACTGATTAGATCAAGGTTCCAACTCCATTACAATGTAAAATAATGGGTTTTAAAGGTGTGCTGCACCAAATGACCTTTATCAACTCCAAAACAGCTtacaaatttgtttaacatgccTGACCTCATTTTCAATCAGTGTAGCGTCAACACTATTAATTTCCCATATTAAACCTGCATGCACATATACACTTTAGATGCTATTCACAGCAGCTGCCTACAGTTGGTCTGGCTCAAGCAGTCTTTAGGTCTGAGGAAGAGGGAACTTGTTTGAGTCTGGCTTCCAAGAACTTTGAACGACATACCATCTGCTCAGTGGTGGTATGGAAGTCCTGCTGTGGTGAATAGGATCTTGGTGAGTGTCTGATAAAGGCACAGTCATGGCATTATTTACTGACCTGTGGGGGATAGACTGATATTACGCCACACCTCGCAAAGCTGCAGGAGTCTGTGAGTTGATGAtgacacacacagctggatactgtTTCTAAAACCGCACACCATCATCACATGTAGCTGCAAGAAAAAGTCTGAAATTATCAGGATTGCTGAACTGGCTACACATAAAGTGCCTAAACTAATAAACCATGTACCCTTGTGCTCTCAGTATCTTTATTAAACACATCATGTAACGACAGCAAGAGACTTTCTGAATTTTCAGGACAAAAGTCAATTAATTTATACTTAATTCTTAGAATAATATTGCATAAGAAAAGTGTAAAAGTGGGCTTATTTATTAGTAATTTTTTACGAGACATATACCTAAATCTTTTCTACAGGTCTATCTGTTTATTTGCAATTTAGGTTAACAAAAACGACCCTAATTAGATGTTCCTATACCTGTTTATGAGACTTTTGAGAGGAATTTTGGACAATATGTCACTACAGTGCTGTTTAGTGCAGCTGTGTTTCTAGGATGTTTTAACAGCCCTTGTTAGGTCAGCCCTCAGCATCTCAGTTGGATTAAGGTCGGGTCAGGGCTTTGATTTTACAATTCCAAaatatggatttttttccccatcattCTGTTTTAGGCTCATTGTCTTGTTGCATTACCCACACTGAGTTTCAGGTCATGAACTGCTGCCCTGACATTCACCTAAAAATGTTGAACTGGAACAGGATAACAAAGAAATCCCAAATCATGAAGTGTTCCACCATGATGTGGTGCACATTTTTTCCTCCAAAGAAAATTTAAACTTTGTCTCATTGCTCTCATTGGCGACGTTGTGTCAGTTAAATTTCCAGATAAGTGTCTGCCATCTTGTTAAGAGGTGTAaagttttaaaactgtttttttattattttaagacTAGTGTGGCAGTCTTTCATTCgagattttattgatttttttgctGCTactgttttttcacatttggtgtGATCTTTGCTCCTTAGGATCTCCTAAGGAGAATACCATTTGTAGAGCATTTATCTAACTGTCAATAACTGAATGCTCAGGTCCTTAGAACAGCTTTTGTAgcctttccagctttgtgtaTCCCTATAATGCGTCTTCTAAAGTGCTGTGAAAAACCGAACTCCCAATAAGCCTTAGAAGAAGTAATCAGCACAGAAGTGCAAATACTTTTTCTAGCCCTGAATGTTAATGATTAGTCAGTGTGTTCGATGAATTACCAGCCATTGAAAGCTATCAGTTTAGGCAGATATATTTTTGTGGCTTTTATGAATATCTGACTACATTTTATGAAAAATCAATGCAAAGATTTACTATTTGAACCTTGAATTTTGCCCTTGTAGTTAGTGATAAAAGTAACAAGTTTTCTTCAATGAGCACATTAGTACAAGTCTTGCTTTACTAGAGCATTCGCCACACATAAGTCAAGTCAGCAACTCCAAACCTTGTGGGGACATCAATAACCAGCTGCAAGTAAAGGAAATAGACGAGGTAGTATTACACGTATCTGCTCTGCTTCAGAAGAGAACTGACCATCTGTTTTAATCAGCCTTGCCTTCACACTTTACTTAGACATTATTTATCAGGAATAGGAGAGAAGGCTGAGTTCATGTGTTGGAATTcatagtttatttttacttaaaataCAGATTTGTGGTTTGCTTTAAGCAAAGCTGTTACAAAAGCACAGTTATTAACATGTTGTGAAAATATCTGCCCTTCTACAAAATGTAATTACCTTTTTGGGAAATGACTTTTTGGGactttgtgacatttttatgtaatttcCAGTAACACACAACCTTCCTAGTTTACATATTTGGGTGTTAATAATTGTGCTTTTGCTTCATGTTTGCTTAAAGCAAACCCACAGATGTGTAATTCTACCTTCCTTAAAAACTAAACAAGCAGTGTGACTGAAGCAATCCTCATTTATCTCGCTTAGAATTTCAGAGATTAAGCAAGTACTTAAATCAtgttaatcccccccccccccccccccaaaaaaaaaaacaacaacaaaaaaacaaaacaacaaaacaaaacaggagtaTGGTTAGATGAGTATTCTCTTTTACCAAAATTTAGTGTTAAAGCTGGAAGGTATCTAACAGTATATATAGTAAGTGTGTTCATGCCAGGGTGGTAGATTGTGTATTGTGGCACCATCAGTTCAAGCATTTttactaaaaacacaaaaccaatcACATCCCTAATCTTCAACTTCCCATTAAATAGTGTAGCTTTCATGTATGAGGTTTTATAGAAACCTAACAAACTTAATAATACAagcttttaacacagttttaaaagaaatctttcgatttacacttttttttttaaaaaaaagttttgtttctaaatactgtACACTGAAAGTACAACAATAATAGAGAAAAATGAATCTCTCTTTTCACCTAAAATGCCCATTTCCTACTACCTTGTTTAATGTGgtcttgatttttttctgttgtatttaaATAAGGTATTTTGTCTTTAACTGATTTGTGTATTACACTGTATATTGTAGATtatttataatgtaatatatctatataaaatatatgtatttaaaaaatgtgatctCATTCATTCCTCTTTATTATTGATCTAAAGCTGTTAAAGATTGTTTTCCAATCTCTGTTTGAGATTATAGTCTCTCCATTTTATTGGGATTAAGTTGTCTGGACAGAGGTGAGGTGGATGTGTGTACATAAATGTTGAAGAAAAGTGTGATGTCACCAGGTAGCCGCAGCGCTGACTCCGAAGAGCGGCTCATGAACTGGCTGCTGGGAAAAGATCGCTACAATCCCCTCATTCGCCCAGCTGTCAACAGAACCGAGAGAGTCACAGTAAAGCTGCAAGTGTCTCTGGCTCAGCTCATCAGTGTGGTAAGTGTGTACTCTTGCCCATTGTTAAGAAGTATGTATACTTATTTACATTTCTATGTATAtttctatgtttttttgttaGAGACTTTGTGATGGTGACACAACAGGATATAAAGAGAAATTAAGTGTGAAAGATGGCGGGTAATAGAAAGCACACagcaagagacaaaaaaaaagagcttcgAGGAAGTAGTTAATTAAAGAGCAAGCTCTGCTGAAGAGCCATAGCtctaaatggatggatgaagctgAGGATAGATCTGGTCAGCCGTGATCTCTGCCTCTGTCATGTCCAGATTGAAACTTCAGCACATTGGATTAAAAGGGGCCATAAAACTGTTTTGGCCACAGTGATAGAGGCTCTTCTCTGAATTACAGTGGAGGGTCCTCCCAGCTGCAGACTAAAGTAGCAAGGCTCGTTCACAGCTTCTGTTTATGAGTTTGCATTGTACCCCTTGGGGTAATTACCATTTGGTGTCACTTTATTGGAAGTGTATGTCACGGCAGTTTGATGACAGTGCAATcaaaaacatgttaacaagCAATCTGAGATGAAAGGAGTGTTCTTGTGCAGtgcagttctttttttaaaggttactTTTAACCAGAGTAAACATGACAGTAAACAGGAAGGTCCAACCATGACTCAAATCAGTATAggacttatttttattttttaaataaaattgcagAAGCATATaatttccagtttttgtttaaACATTAATATACCCCAATAGGTCTTCAGCTCTTCATGTTTTAATTAActagaacaaaaatataaaaagagtaAATGTCAGACACGAGTTCCTACTTCTCTAGGGCCAGTGTCTGGGTCTTAAACTTGTATTACCAATATAGGTAATTTCCCcctaatatttcattttcagaaTGAAAGGGAACAGATCATGACCACAAATGTTTGGCTCACTCAGGTAGGTGTGATgaagcattttgttttgtacTGAGTGAGAATGTGTGTTAAATGTCCTTCATCTTGAACTTGAATCGTATCCGTATCCATTCTTCCTCTCTCTATGTGGAACAAACCGCTTCTGTAATTGTGCCCCAAACATAATTTACAGATAATGTAGCATGTAATTATAAATGAACTGCTATTGGGAAAGTGCACTGAATGGTTGGGTCCCTCTGTCTCTCCAGCACTGGGTGGACTACAGGTTGTCATGGGATCCTGCACAGTATGAAGGTATTGTCAAACTGCGCATTCCCTCCAGACATGTGTGGCTTCCGGATATTGTCCTGTACAACAAGTAAGCTCGGCTGACTTCTCAGTTTGTATTTTGAAGAGAGTTTCTGTCTGCACATTGCTggtgttaaataaaaaagatattattaatttgtaaaatatttgtaaatatcCTCTGATGCCCTTATCAAACATTTTGGATGGAACTGTAACAGCGTTAttgtaaaatgaataaataaaatgaaaaaaagtgaaaagtcaGTCATATCATAGAGTAAGttatatttcatgttttcacCCTCCTGGTTTCTGTCCTCTATCAATATATTTACCAGCTGTCTGCATTAATGAATGTCTATGCATTTGCTTTAGTGATTAACTGAATCTTTAACAATTATCttcttattaaaaataattaatgcCACTATTACACATTATTAAAAATAGCTTTACCGTAAATTTCTATAATTTTGATAATGATAGCTTTAAAGGCCAATTTATATgctgttttatttctatttcctctctttctcatAGTGCTGACGGAACCTATGAGGTAACGGTGTTCACTAATGTCATCGTCCTTTTCAACGGCAGCATCGAATGGCTTCCTCCGGCTATCTATAAAAGCGCCTGTAAAATCGAAGTCAAACATTTTCCCTTTGACCAGCAGAACTGCACTCTCAAGTTCAGATCTTGGACATATGACCATACAGAGATTGACCTGATCTTAAAGTCTGAGATGGCTAGTATGGATGATTTTACTCCCAGTGGAGAGTGGGATATCTTAGCTCTGCCAGGGAGACGGACTGTCAACCCTCTGGATCCCACTTATGTGGATCTGACATATGACTTTATCATTAAGAGGAAGCCTCTTTTTTACACCATAAACCTCATCATTCCATGTGTTTTGATCACCTCTTTGGCCATTCTAGTCTTCTACTTGCCTTCAGACTGTGGCGAGAAGATGACCCTGTGCATTTCTGTACTTCTGGCCCTCACCGTGTTCCTGCTTTTAATCTCAAAGATTGTTCCTCCAACATCATTAGATGTTCCCCTGATTGGCAAGTACCTGATGTTCACCATGGTCCTGGTGACCTTCTCcatcatcaccagtgtgtgcgTGCTCAACGTGCACCACCGCTCTCCTAGCACCCATACCATGCCTTCTTGGGTCAAGCTGATATTTCTTGAGAAATTGCCTGCTTTACTCTTCATGAGGCGCCCTCATAACAAATCTGCACGCCAAAGATTGCGTCAGCATCGATGCTTAAGAGCTAAAAGAACCATTTTGGGCTTGGGATATCCAGTTGCATCCAAGACAGATATCACCATGTCAGCTTCTGCGCTGCTGTCTTCAGACTCTGCCTTCTCTACACCAGGACACAAAAATATAACTCCTCCAGCAGGATACAGTCACTCCTATAGGAAGGGAGACCAGCGCTCTACTGATTTCCTTCCCACTAGTTTCACATCCACCCAGGACTTCCAACACAGGGACAACTCAGACTGGGCTGCTGATATCCAGGAGGCAGTGAATGGGGTGTGCTTTGTGGCTGAACACATGATgggagatgatgatgatcagaGTGTATGTATACTTTTTGTAGCACATATTTCACCTGGCTATTATTTCATATTCTATATAGTGACTGTagctattttaatatttgttacTATAGCAGTACGTATACAGTATAACTCGTTTGGGTTTTGAGTGTGTATTGTGCAGTCCCCTGTGAGCCTTAAAATATTAAGCATAAGCATGCTTAGTACTTGCCAGTTCTACAGCTGTCTTACCATTTATATAAAAAGATATTTTCCTTGTACAATTAAGAGTCATGATAGTGTAATTAAAAAGGATCAACAAGGCTCTAACACAAAAGATCAAGTTCAATGTCTCAGCTTAACTCAGGTGAAGCCTAGCAGACGTCTGCTGTCAGTTACTGTATGTATTGGCAATCCAACTGTTACTCAAAGGCCTCCCCCATTAGAATGCAAACTTTATAAACTTAACCTgatgaattattaaaaaaaatacagaaaatacttTGTCATGGACTCATAACTTAGCCAGCGACAGAGACCAATTATTTTGGGTCCAGACTGTAAGCATAGTTTTTGCTCTAAACTTGTGCATTTGGGATCTTattagatttttctttaaaatcccCAGAGTTTAACATTTGGGCTGGACCCAGAAGGCAATTAGCTTAGCTTACCATGTGTGGCAGCAGAAGTAAACAACTTGGGCCCTAAAGTTTAAATATCTACCTGCAAAGAAATTTACTAATAAGGTGCAGTTTTTAAGTTTACTCTGGTTGCATATGTTAATATCATAAAAGAGACAATCGGTTATAAGCTGTGTGCTGTAAAGATGTCACGAGCAACAACAGTGCAACACAGTGACAAGGCAACCTGTGGAGAAACTTGACAGATGTGGGTGCTCAACGGAATGTGATGTTTTTAACTGAGTTGAGTTTTTGTTTCGAGTCTGCTAATATTTCAGCATTTAATAACCAGCTGAGCGTCTTTGTTGTCGGCATCTAGAAGAGCTTTATATTGTCCTTTTTTCAAAACATTCTTAATCAAGAGagtaaaaaggtgaaaaaacatGCACCATAAATCATAATGCAGGCGTAGACCTCACAAATCCAATTGCTGACTAACTAAGCTAACCTATCTAGATATTGATCTGTTCACAGAATGGGTTTATAATGCTAACAAAAAGAGTGATATAAAGGTGACATTTCTGACAGTCCACATATGCGTGTTACTTTTGAAACAAATGACACAGAATTTACATGCAGATAAATATAACTTTATAAGTTTAGTTTATACTAATCTGTGTATGTGAAGTGGATGCTTAGATTTCATGTGATAGAAAGACTCATGCATTTGTTATTCTCTTTATTGGAATAATATGATGGTCCTGATGGGCCTCTGTTGTGGGAATAGCATCACCATCAATCTGTCTACAGTGCCATTATTGCTATCACCAGTTTTGCCTAGGGAAATAACGTTAGTTCAACCACATTTATTATGAAGTTAATTGCAGTCTACCTCCACTTCATTCATTAGGTGAGGTAAACAGAATATGGAACtattttagttgttgttgttatatataatatatcagGTGTCAGATGCCAGCACGTAGCCTGGTCACAATAAACTGGGTCACAGCCATTTGTACTCAAATTATAACATTTTCCTCACACTCCAGGGCGCTTGAGGTGTAGGAGGGAAAACTACTAACCCTAAGTAGTGGCTGTAACTCACCAAACTGAAGGCAGATTTTGATTTTATCATTCACTTTCTCCCTTCAAATCAATAGATACCAGCAAATCAATAACAGATCAATAGGGAGGAAACCAGGAATGAGAAATAGCTCGTTTCAAGAACCACTACAGACAGCACTGATGATGAGGTGAAAGGGTCAATAGATATTCCAATGTACAGAATGCAGCACTATGGAGACCGATCCTTTAAGGGTTTTGCCTTGTTCCATGAAATGCATGAAGAAATGTTTTATAGAATATTATGTGTTCCCATTAAAACTAACAAgcatttgcttttttatttattgtcttcATTTGGTTTCTATATTTCAACACGTTCTAACAGTATTAATTAATCTTACTGCTCTGCAATATTatactttgaaaaaaatatcagcatgAAGAACCATGTACATTGACtaactgaaattattttattgatttctgtgtttttgcaggTTATAGAGGACTGGAAGTATGTGGCCATGGTAGTGGATCGTCTGTTTCTGTGGATCTTTGTGATAGTGTGTGTGGTGGGAACCCTGGGCCTGTTTCTCCAGCCTCTTTTCCAGAGTCAGATTGTTGCCAACCATGTGCCCAGTTCGGACATTCCTCGCATTTGATCCTCATGCAGAAAGACTGAGCTACTTCAGGGTTTTCATAAGAAACTGTGCTATTAGGACAATATTATGTATGAGGGTATAGAGGCTTGTAAAAGTTTTGATgtctttttagtttttgcttAGCACTGTGCTGGCAGGTAACAGAATCACTGATACAATGTCGTCTGTGCCAAATCGTACCCAGAGGGTTTGATAAAGTACTTGTAAACATGTAAGGTAtggtacaaaataaataaaagccactTATTATCATATAGTATTTAAAACAATATGCCCTAAAACAGTAAATCACCCAATATGTTAAGGAATAGTTACATTTGCATATGTTAAAATGCAGCATCATTCACTGAGGCTGCTGTTTCTTCAAAGGATGGGTGTAGCTTTCACTGCACTGAAGTATGCTGAACTGTTGCAGTAATATACATAATGTGATAAATATACTGTATGACTGCTCTCAGATGTAGTGTGACCTGTCATCTGTGTTACTGTGTCACTGAAATACAATGAAGAGCTGTGTGCTCTTTTAGTTTGATTAAATGCATGAAATTGCCTATAAAGTCTTAAAGATGTCAGGGTTTTGCCAATGTGCTTATTTAATCTGTACTGCTGGTGATAAAGATCAGAGCCAATGTGTTCATTTAGGGTGAGCCAGTTAGGATGGTTTATCATATAGATAAAACAGTTGTTCACTctcagtgcaaaaaaaaaaaaagcaagacaaCGCAAAAAATACTGACACAACAAAACTT comes from Astatotilapia calliptera chromosome 1, fAstCal1.2, whole genome shotgun sequence and encodes:
- the chrnb4 gene encoding LOW QUALITY PROTEIN: neuronal acetylcholine receptor subunit beta-4 (The sequence of the model RefSeq protein was modified relative to this genomic sequence to represent the inferred CDS: inserted 1 base in 1 codon), which gives rise to MSESFATEQRSFESSSLTXGPDGTVNMSRALSILAYLLPLIHCSRSADSEERLMNWLLGKDRYNPLIRPAVNRTERVTVKLQVSLAQLISVNEREQIMTTNVWLTQHWVDYRLSWDPAQYEGIVKLRIPSRHVWLPDIVLYNNADGTYEVTVFTNVIVLFNGSIEWLPPAIYKSACKIEVKHFPFDQQNCTLKFRSWTYDHTEIDLILKSEMASMDDFTPSGEWDILALPGRRTVNPLDPTYVDLTYDFIIKRKPLFYTINLIIPCVLITSLAILVFYLPSDCGEKMTLCISVLLALTVFLLLISKIVPPTSLDVPLIGKYLMFTMVLVTFSIITSVCVLNVHHRSPSTHTMPSWVKLIFLEKLPALLFMRRPHNKSARQRLRQHRCLRAKRTILGLGYPVASKTDITMSASALLSSDSAFSTPGHKNITPPAGYSHSYRKGDQRSTDFLPTSFTSTQDFQHRDNSDWAADIQEAVNGVCFVAEHMMGDDDDQSVIEDWKYVAMVVDRLFLWIFVIVCVVGTLGLFLQPLFQSQIVANHVPSSDIPRI